In the genome of uncultured Pseudomonas sp., the window CCGACCCTAATGCTCTGCTCTGCCCTCTGCGGATTTTATCTGCAGCCGGCAACAGCCGCGCAAAACATGCCGCTCGCGGTATTGCCAGGCGGTGGGGTGGTGTTCAAGCCGGTGCAAAGCATACGTGAGCGACGCTTCAGTGATCTGGTGGAGCAAAAAACCGATTTCAGCTGCGGCGCAGCCTCCGTAGCGACCATTCTTAACCAAGCCTATGGCTGGGATTTGAGTGAGGAAGATGTGATCCACGGCATGCTAGCAGTGGCCGACGAAGAGCAGGTACGCAGCAAGGGCTTCTCCATGCTCGACATGAAGAACTACGCGACCAGCTTGGGCATGCGCGCCCGCGGTTACCGTATCGACAGCAGTCAACTCAAAAGCATCAGCATCCCGGTGATCGTGCTGATCGAAGTACGAGGCTACAAACATTTCGTGGTGATGCAGCGTACATCCGATGACTCGGTGTACGTCGGCGACCCAGTGCTCGGCCACAAGAAAATGAGCCTGGAAGAATTCGCCAAGGGCTGGAACGGCATTGCATTTGCCCTGATCGGCCCCGGCTATGACCGCAACAACACACTGCTTGACCCACCTGAGCCATTGACCGCCAGGAACCGTTTACCCGGCTACAAACTGGTCAACGATGCCGAGCTGATGGAGTTCGGATTCATTCAGAGTGATTTTTTCTAGCACACAGTGCGCGTGGGCAGGATGCCCCGGGAGACTGCAATGAAACTCAAAACATGGATGCTTGCCAGCCTGCTGCTACCGGCGATGCCGGTTGGCGCATCGAGCCTGTTTCAACCTATCGAAATCACTGACGCAGAGATGTCTACCCTGCGCGGTCGCTACATATTGCCCGAAGGCATCGTGCACTTTGGCGTGACCATGTCGACCTCATGGCGCAACAGCAGCGGCGCAACCATTGGCGCCCAGGTCAATCTGACAGTGAATAACCTGTCGGCCAATCTGAGCGTCACCCCGCTCGATACAGCAGGCAATGGCAACCTGCCCGGCCAAGGCCAGGGCCAAGTCATCGGAGGCCAAGGCCTTAACAACGTGCAGGGCATATCCCAGAGCGTGCGTACGGCCGGCGACTACAACAATGGCGAGAACTATGTGGACGTCAATATCACCCGCAGCCCAGGGCAGCCGATCTCGACTACGGGGCAAAGCTGGGGTGGCAACCAGCAATACAGCAACGAAGCCGGGACGGTACAGGTCTCTTCCGCCAATGGTGGCCTGCAGATGCAGTTGCAAGCCAGTCAGGGCCAAGGTGGAGCCAGCAACTCAATCGGTCGTGGCGGGCTAAACCAGCAGGCCAATATCGGCGGCACCTTTAATCAGGTGCGCAACCTCACCTCACTGACCGTAGCCATGCAAGAAAATCCAACGGCGCAGCAGCGGGTCTACTGCAACCTGACCCAGTTAGGCGTCACCCCACGCGCGGGATATTAAAGGCTGATGTGACCGCAGTATGCTTGCAGGCGCGCGCATGCTTACGCCTGCAAGCCCCATCGTTAAACCGATGTTTTAGGCGCAGCCTGGGAAGTGCGTCTAGGCTGGTCAAATAACAATCAGAAATGATAGGGAGATACTCTTATGCGCCTACCCGCTTACCTGTTGATATTGCCCTTAGTTGCTGCCATTGACATCGCCAACGCAGCCGTGGACACCGCCGAAGTCCAAGCCCTACGTCAAGAAATTCAGGCTCTGCAAAAGCGCTATGAGGCGCAGCAGAACGCGCTGATGGTACTCGAGCAACGGTTTCGTGCGGTGGAAGCACGCGGCCAACAAGCAGCAGCGCCACAACGCAGCCTTGTCCAGTCCGGTCGGACTGTAGGAGGGTCGCCGTCTTCTTACGGCTCCTCACTCAAAGAAGACTCCAAGCCCGCAGAAAGCGTTGAAGACGTTTACCAGCAAGCCAGCGGCTTCTATGGTGCCGGGGCCTTCAGTTTAGAAACTGGCCTCACCTACACCCACTACAACTCTAATCAGTTGGCCCTCAACGGCTTTCTGGCGCTGGACTCGATCTTTCTCGGCAATATCAATATCGATGAGATCAACTCAGACAGCTACACCCTGGATGTGACCGGGCGTTACAACAGGGGGCGCTGGCAGTACAGCATGAATATGCCGATCAACTACCGCGAGTCGACCTACTCATCGGCGGGTGCTGGCGGTTCGACGGCCACCTTTAGCGAAGAAACCGTTACCGGCGACCCACGCATTGGTGACCTCACCTTTGGTGTGGCCTACAAGTTCCTCGACGAGGCGGATGGCATACCCGACGGCGTGTTCAGCGTGGATGTGCGCGCCCCAACCGGCAAAGACCCCTATGGCATCAAGCTGGTGGAGACATCAGGTAACGACAACTTGTTCGTTCCTGAAGACCTGCCGACCGGCAACGGTGTGTGGGGCGTAACCACGGGCATCTCGCTGGTAAAAACCTACGACCCGGCCATCGTCTTCGGCAATATCGGCTACACCTACAACTTTGAAGGCAGCTTCGACGACATCAGCGCCCAGCAGGGTGTCAAAGTGCCAGGCAAAGTGAACCTGGGGAATACCTTAAGTTTCGGCTTGGGCGTGGCCTTCGCGCTAAACGAGAAGATGAGTCTGGCTATGTCGTTTTCCGAGCTGATCTCGCAGAAAAGCCGGATCAAACCTGACGGTGGCGACTGGCAATCAGTGGATAACAGCAACTACAACGCGGCCTACTTCAACGTCGGCATGACCTTCGCACCCACAGCCAATATGAGCATCGTGCCAAACCTGTCGATTGGCCTGACCCCCGATGCCCCGGACTTCAGCTTCAGTATCAAATTCCCCTACTACTTCTAGCGAACGCCTTAGGTATTTCTGTATCCATCAAATCTTAGCCCCCGCACAGCGGGGGCTTTACCTATCTAAAAATCTTGGCTGGCATGACGTATAAGGGCCAGTGCTTCTTATTCCTTTAATTGATGCTTATGCAACAGGCGGTACAGGGTAGGTCTGGAGATACCCAGTGCACGTGCCGCCTGACTGAGGTTCTGCGAGTACTGCATGAGCGCATCACCAACGGCCTGACGCTCGGCTCGCAGCTTGTAGTCTTCAAGGGTACCGAGTAACGGTGGCTGCTTGATGGCTCGATCAAGGCCGATATCTTCGGCTTCGATCTGTTTCCCCTCGGCGATGACCAACCCACGCCTCACCCTGTTGGCCAGCTCGCGCACATTGCCCGGCCAGTGGTGCGAAGCCATGGCCAGCAATGCAGCATGACTGAAGCGCCGTGGACGGCGGCCGGTCTCGACACTGAACAGGTTGGTAAAATGACTGGCTAGGAGTGGCACATCAAGCATGCGCTCGCGTAAGGGTGGCACTTGCACCTGCAACACGTTCAAACGGTAATAGAGGTCTTCGCGGAACCTGCCGTTGGTAACTGCCTCTTCCAGATTGATGTGGGTCGCTGCGATCACCCGCACATTGACCGAAATCGAACGTGACCCGCCCACCCGTTCAATGGTCATTTCTTGCAGAAAACGCAGCAAATTGGCTTGCATCTCCATTGGTAGATCACCGACCTCATCAAGGAATAGCGTGCCACCATCGGCAGATTCGATGCGCCCAATCTTGCGCTGGTGGGCACCGGTAAATGCGCCCTTTTCGTGACCGAAGAGCTCCGACTGAATAAGGTTTTCCGGGATTGCACCACAGTTGATCGCCACTGAGGGCATCTTGGCGCGTGCAGACATCTGGTGCAGAGTGCGGGCCACCAACTCTTTGCCAGTGCCGCTTTCCCCCCGGATCAGCACCGGTGAATCAGTCGGCCCGAGCTTTTCCATCAGCTTGCGCAAGCTACGCATCGATACACTTTTGCCGAGTAACTCATGATTCTCGTCAGCGAGGAACTTGTCACTTTTCTCGCGAAGATGAGCCATGCCACAGGCACGCCCAAGGGTGACGAGCATCCGCTCCAGATCAACCGGCATCGTATGAAAATCAAAAAACCACTCACTGATAAAGTCGCATAACTTGTTTTTGGACATATCTTTGGCACTGACCAACGCCACCCACTCGGCCACATTGCCCGCAATCACTGCCTTGATCTCGTCCAGGCGTGAAAGTAATCCTGAGTGAAAACAAAGCATGCCCACCTGGCATGGATGCGAACCGGCATCGCTTAATGAGCGCGCCTCGACCAGCCAGCCTGACGCACGCAAACGCGGGAACAGACCTCGACACTCCTCACACGGCTCAATCACTAACAGTCGGCGAGGTTCAATTTCAACTGGGTGCATGACATCCTCACTTGATAGTCAAAAAAAAGCCGGCACCTAGAGCAACACATTGAAAGTAGCAATAAATTGACACCCATGACGGAACGATTGGCATTAGCGACTCAAGAGCTTATTGCGCTGGCCATTTTTTCAAATGGCAAATAATCTCACTTACTCGAAGCATTTCAGCGTACTGAAAACAGCCGACTAAGCGAGGAAGCGCTCTGTCTAGCGCCTCCCAGGCAGTCACGAGCAAGCGCAGCAAACGCCATACCTGCGCCTAGATCAGCCAAAACCGATGTTGCCGCAACAATGACCGAGAACGGGCGGTACACTGTGGTGATTATTTAACTAGCAGAGTCTTGCATGCCTAGTTCATCCCCTCTGAGCCGCCAATGGTCCTTGATCGTGCTGCTGCTGGTTCTGCTTGGCAGTGGCTTTCTCGCCACCTCCTTAGTCAGCTACTACGCGGCCCTCGATTCAATTCGGGCGGGGATCATCAACACCGAACTGCCACTGACCTCGGATAACGTCTACTCGGAAATCCAGAAGGATCTGGTCAGGCCCATCCTGATTTCATCGATGATGTCCCGCGACACCTACATGCGCGACTGGGTACTCGGCGGCGAGCAAGATGCCAAACAAATCACCCGCTACCTGCGCGAAGTGCAGGAGCATTACGCCACCGTCACCAGCTTCTTTGTCTCCGAAAAAACCCACACCTACTACCAGGCCAAAGGCGTTCTTAAACAGGTTAAAGAAGCCGAGCCGCGCGACGACTGGTATTTCCGCGTACGCGACATGCAAACGCCTTACGAGATTAATGTCGACGTCGACTTGGCCAACGACGACCGCATGACCGTGTTTATCAACTACAAGGTGTTTGATTACGAGCAGCGCTTTATTGGGGCCACTGGCGTAGGCCTGACCGTGGATTCGGTGGTCAAACTGATCGACACCTACCAGCAGCGCTATAACCGCAGCGTGTACTTTGTCGACACCGAGGGGCGTTTGGTCCTCACCGGTGCCAGCGGTGGGCCAATGGGCGCGCGCGTTGGCCAGGCGCTCAACGCAATCCCCGGCCTAGAAGCATTGATGGTTAAGCTGCCGCAACCGCAAAGCGGCAACTTCGAATACCGCGAACAAGGCCGCGAGCACTTTCTTAACGTGCGCTTTATCCCTGAACTGAACTGGTATCTGTTTGTTGATACACGCGAAGACGGTGCCATCGCCGGCATTCGTAAATCGCTGTACCTCAATTTGCTGATCTGCCTGGTGGTTTCCACAATCATCATCACCCTGGTCAGCCTGGCGCTTCGCCGCTACCAGCGTCGTATCAGTGCCCTGGCCACCACCGACCTGCTAACCGAACTGCCCAACCGCCGTGGCTTCGACATGCTGGCCAGCCAGGCGGTGCAGGAAGCGCGGCGCAACCAGGGCACGCTCTGCGCCCTGATGCTCGACCTGGATAACTTCAAACAACTCAACGACAGCCACGGCCACATGGCCGGCGATGAAATGCTGCGCCATTTTGCCGGGCAGCTGCGCAATAGCGTGCGCCTGGCCGACATCATCTGCCGCTGGGGCGGGGAGGAATTTATCCTGCTGCTCAAAGACACCACGCCCGAGCAAGCCCGCGAACTGGGCGAGAAAATCCGCCAGAGAACCGAGCAAAGCAGCATCAACTTCAACGGCGTGCAGTTGCACGTCACCACCAGTATTGGCCTGACGCAACTGCATGCGGATGAATCGCTGGAACAACTTATTGCCCGCGCCGACCGCGCGCTGTACCGGGCCAAACAGAGCGGGCGTAACCGCCTGTGTGAAGAAAGCGCATGAGTGATGCACCCAACCGCTGCCCCTGCTGTGGGCAGCTCAACCAATGCGCCCAGGCCAGCAGCGCATCACCCGTGACCCAGTGCTGGTGTTTTGCGGTAACCGTTGATGCCCAGCAACTGGCCAACGTGCCACCTGAGCAGCGCAACCGCAGTTGCCTGTGCCCGCGCTGCGCACAAGGCTTGCCGCCAGAATCATCCCCCGCAGCTGACTAGCCATGCGCCTCGACCGTTTTCTCAGCAACCAACCCCACCTCAACCGCCAAGCCGCACGCCAACTGTTAGCCAGCGGCCAAGTACGGGTAGACGGCGCAGAGGTGTGCGATGGCCTGCGCGAAGTCAGCCAGTTCAGCCGCATCGAGCTCGCAAGCGAGCTGCTGCAAGCCGGCAAAACGGCGCGCTATTTCATGTTGCACAAACCGTCAGGGGTGGTCAGCGCCACCGAGCACGATGAACACCGTACGGTACTTGATCTACTCGATGAGCCGGACAAAGCCGAGTTGCACCTGGCTGGCAGGCTGGACCTCAACACCAGCGGCCTGCTGCTGATCACCAACGACGGCCAATGGTCGCGCCGCCTCACCGAACCGCGCAGCCGCTTGGGCAAGGTTTACCGCGTCACAACCGAACAACCAATTAGCCCGGCCTACATCGAAGTGTTCGCCCGTGGCCTGCACTTCACCTATGAAGACCTCACCACCCTGCCCGCCGAGCTGGTCATCCTCAGCAGCCACAGCGCCCTGCTGACCCTGCATGAAGGCCGCTACCATCAGGTCAAGCGCATGTTTGGCCACTTCCA includes:
- a CDS encoding C39 family peptidase, encoding MPLAVLPGGGVVFKPVQSIRERRFSDLVEQKTDFSCGAASVATILNQAYGWDLSEEDVIHGMLAVADEEQVRSKGFSMLDMKNYATSLGMRARGYRIDSSQLKSISIPVIVLIEVRGYKHFVVMQRTSDDSVYVGDPVLGHKKMSLEEFAKGWNGIAFALIGPGYDRNNTLLDPPEPLTARNRLPGYKLVNDAELMEFGFIQSDFF
- a CDS encoding sigma-54 dependent transcriptional regulator, translated to MHPVEIEPRRLLVIEPCEECRGLFPRLRASGWLVEARSLSDAGSHPCQVGMLCFHSGLLSRLDEIKAVIAGNVAEWVALVSAKDMSKNKLCDFISEWFFDFHTMPVDLERMLVTLGRACGMAHLREKSDKFLADENHELLGKSVSMRSLRKLMEKLGPTDSPVLIRGESGTGKELVARTLHQMSARAKMPSVAINCGAIPENLIQSELFGHEKGAFTGAHQRKIGRIESADGGTLFLDEVGDLPMEMQANLLRFLQEMTIERVGGSRSISVNVRVIAATHINLEEAVTNGRFREDLYYRLNVLQVQVPPLRERMLDVPLLASHFTNLFSVETGRRPRRFSHAALLAMASHHWPGNVRELANRVRRGLVIAEGKQIEAEDIGLDRAIKQPPLLGTLEDYKLRAERQAVGDALMQYSQNLSQAARALGISRPTLYRLLHKHQLKE
- a CDS encoding sensor domain-containing diguanylate cyclase, which gives rise to MPSSSPLSRQWSLIVLLLVLLGSGFLATSLVSYYAALDSIRAGIINTELPLTSDNVYSEIQKDLVRPILISSMMSRDTYMRDWVLGGEQDAKQITRYLREVQEHYATVTSFFVSEKTHTYYQAKGVLKQVKEAEPRDDWYFRVRDMQTPYEINVDVDLANDDRMTVFINYKVFDYEQRFIGATGVGLTVDSVVKLIDTYQQRYNRSVYFVDTEGRLVLTGASGGPMGARVGQALNAIPGLEALMVKLPQPQSGNFEYREQGREHFLNVRFIPELNWYLFVDTREDGAIAGIRKSLYLNLLICLVVSTIIITLVSLALRRYQRRISALATTDLLTELPNRRGFDMLASQAVQEARRNQGTLCALMLDLDNFKQLNDSHGHMAGDEMLRHFAGQLRNSVRLADIICRWGGEEFILLLKDTTPEQARELGEKIRQRTEQSSINFNGVQLHVTTSIGLTQLHADESLEQLIARADRALYRAKQSGRNRLCEESA
- a CDS encoding cysteine-rich CWC family protein, yielding MSDAPNRCPCCGQLNQCAQASSASPVTQCWCFAVTVDAQQLANVPPEQRNRSCLCPRCAQGLPPESSPAAD
- a CDS encoding 16S rRNA pseudouridine(516) synthase produces the protein MRLDRFLSNQPHLNRQAARQLLASGQVRVDGAEVCDGLREVSQFSRIELASELLQAGKTARYFMLHKPSGVVSATEHDEHRTVLDLLDEPDKAELHLAGRLDLNTSGLLLITNDGQWSRRLTEPRSRLGKVYRVTTEQPISPAYIEVFARGLHFTYEDLTTLPAELVILSSHSALLTLHEGRYHQVKRMFGHFQNKVIGLHRLSMGAIELDPQLAPGQYRALSAAEIASC